Genomic window (Pirellulales bacterium):
ACGCGCACGCACCCCGAACTCGCCATGCTCGATGCCCCGAGCGGCGCCGTGAAATGGCGCAGCCCGCCGTCGCTGGCGGTCGTGTCGGATCCGCTTTGGCTGGGGGACGAAGTGGCGGCGATTGCGGCCGACCGCGTCGACGACGAAACCGTGTTGTCGCTAACCGTCTTCGATCCGGCCGACGGCTCGGTCCGCCGCAGCCAACCGATCGCTTCGATGCAGCAGGCTTGGTGGTCGCAGCGAACCTGCCAATTGACGCAAGCCGGCGACAACCTGGTGGCCGTGCTTTGCGGCGCCGTGGTGTGTTGCGATCTATCGGGCCGCCCGCGCTGGACGCGCCGGCAAGAATGGCTTTCGCCCACCGAAGACCACGATTGGGGCCGCCAATCGCAGACGCCGCCCCTCGTAGCCGGCTCGAAGTTGTTGGTCACCCAGCCGGGCGTAATGGCCGTCGAATGCCTCGATTTGGACCGCGGCTCGCTCGTCTGGCGAACCGCAATGCCCGGCATCCATCGTGCGATCGGATTGGTCGGCGACCGCTTGCTCGCGGAAACCGACTACGGCATCGCCGCCCTGTCGGTGGCCAAGGGAGACCTGCTCTGGTATCACCCGGCCGCCGATCTGCTCGATGGCCAGCTTTGCGGCGGCCCGGGCCAATTCGTATACACCTGCCGCCAACCGGCTCCGGGCAATCCGAACCAATCTCGCCCGCTCATGGTGTGGCTCAACGTGGCCGACGGCAAAGAAGTCGCCCGCCACGCCCTCGACACGCTGCGGCAAGATCATCCGATGTTCGGCCCGTTTGCTGCCGTGGCGGGCGACCGTCTGTGGGTCTTTTCCGGCGGAGGCGAAAACGATCCGACCCGCACGCTGTACGAGCTTCACGCCAAGGGCGCGGCCATCGGAATGAATCTCGCCCCATCGACGAACCGTCGGTTGCCGCCGGCCCGGTTTACGGCAAACTTAGGGCTTGCGTCACAGCAACGATCGCCACACTAGGCGCGAAGCGTAAGCGCGGACGCCCGCCGTCGCGGGCCGCCCTCGCGAACGCAATAATCCAATGTGCACGATGGCTTTTGCCGCCTGTAGCGAGACGATGCCGCCGTTGCGGCGCTCCCTCGCTAACGCTTCGGGTTTCCGTTGCGTGACCGCAAAGATGTGGGATCGTGGGCCGGTAGTGAGGCGGCGAATCGTCGGGCGAATCGCTTTGACCATCCCAAAATCCAGTGTCGACGCCAACACTAGGCGCGAAGCGTTAGCGAGGACGCGCTCCGTTGCGGGTCGGCCTCACGAACGCATTGACCCAAGGTGCATGCGGCTGGGTCGCTTGCAGCGAGACGATGCCGCCGTTGCGGCGCTCCCTCGCTAACGCTTCGGGTTTCTGTTGCGTGACTGCAACGATGCGGAATCGTGGCCGGTAGCGGGCCGCCAATCGTCGGGCGAATCGCATTGGCCATTCCAAACTCCAGCGTTGGCGCAACACTAGGGCTCGGCCGAAAAATCACTTCCGCTTTTCGGATCCCTCTCCCTGTCCTCTCCCGCAAGGGGAGAGGGATCCGTGGCGAAGGAATTCTTCGGCCGGGCCTAAATTCAAACTTCGATGCATCGGGTGAGCGGAAAACGCCGATAGGGTCCGCGCGCAGCACGGCGCTCGGCTCGAGCCGCCACGACACATCGGTCGCCCGCTGCTGGCAATCGCCGTCGACAGGAGATAGACTGGCGCTGTCGGCCCGCATTCCCGCCCCGGTACACGCTCTTGTCAGCGTCCCACCTTCGTGCCCGAGGAGCCCATCCATGAGTTCGATCAGTCGCCGCCATTTCTTGGAAGATTCGTTGTTGGCCGCCGCCGCTGCCGCCGCTGCGACCGTGGTGGGCGGCACGCCGCTCGCCGCCAAGGAGGCCAACGCAAGCTCGAGCCCCAATGAAAAATTGCGCGGCGTCGTGATCGGGTGCAACGGACGCGGCAACACCCACATCGAAGAACTGATTCACCGCAAGAATGTCGAATTGGCTTTTATCTGCGATGTCGACACCAAAGTCGGCAACCGTCGCTGCGAGGAAATCGCCAAGGCGCTACACGGCCACAAGCCGAAATTCGCACAAGACCTGCGGAACGTGCTCGACGACAAGTCGGTCGATTTCGTCACCATCGCCACGCCGAATCATTGGCATTCGCTGGCGGCGATTTGGGCCATGCAGGCGGGCAAGGACGTATATGTCGAAAAGCCGGTGAGCCACAACCTCAGCGAAGGTCGCCGCGACGTGCAAGCGGCCGAGCGGCACAAACGCATCTGCCAGGCCGGCATGCAAAGTCGTTCCTCTCCGGGGTTGCACGAAGCCGTGGCCTATCTCCGCGCCGGCAAGCTCGGCGAAGTGAAGCTGGCGCGCGGGCTGTGCTACAAGTCGCGCGGCTCGATCGGCCCGCGCGGCAACTATCAGCCGCCGAAAGAAGTCGACTACAGCTTGTGGAGCGGCCCGGCCCAATTGCTCCCGGTCACCCGGCCGCACTTCCACTACGATTGGCATTGGCAATGGCCCTACGGCAACGGCGATATCGGCAACCAGGGCGTGCATCAAATGGACATCGCCCGGTGGGGCCTCGGGATCGACACGCTGGCCAACAGCGTGCTGAGCTATGGTGGGCGATTCGGCTATCAAGATGCCGGCGACACGCCGAACACGGAAGTTTCGATCCTCGAATTCGGTCCTGAAAAAACGCTGGTGTTCGAAGTGCGCGGGCTCAAGACGGATGAGCTTTTGGGCGCGAAAGTCGGCGTGATTTTCTACGGCAGCGAAGGCTATATGGTCGTGCCCGATTATTTCTCCGCCACGGTGTTCGACCCGCAGGGGAAGGTGGTGAAAACATTCAAGAAGGGTGGCGACCATTTCGGCAACTTTCTGGCCGCCGTCGGCAGCCGCAAGCCGCAAGATTTGAATGCCCCGATCCTCGACGGCCATCTGTCGGCCGCCCTGTGCCATCTCGGCAACACGTCGTATCGTCTCGGTTCGCCGCACACCGAGGGCGAAGCCCTGGAAAAACTGAAAAGCTTCAAGACCAACGAACACTCGAAGGAAACGCTCGAGCGCGTCGTCTCGCATCTGACGGCCAACGGCGTGCGGCTGGAAGGCAAGACCGAGTTCCACCTCGGCCCGCAATTGCAATTCGATCCGACGACCGAAACGTTCATCAACAACCCGGAAGCCGACACGCTGCTGACGCGCGACTATCGCGCCCCGTTCGTCGTTCCGACGGCGGCTAATGTGTAGTTCGATTCGAGCGTGGTAAACCGAGCGTGGCAAACCGTCTTCCGGCTGTGCGCCCTTGGAAATCCTGTACGAAGACGATCTTTGCCTCGCCGTGTTGAAACCGGCCGGCTTGCCGACGCAGGCGCCGCGCGAGTTCGATTCGCTCGAGCGCCAAGTTCGCTCGCTGTTGGCGGAGCGCGCGGCCGCCGCGGATCAAACCGGCGAGCCGTATCTCGGCCTGCCGCATCGGCTCGATCGGGCCGTGTCGGGCGCCGTGCTGTTCGCCAAAACACGCCGCGCCGCGCGCACGCTTTCGAGGCAATTCGAGCGACGGCAAGTGGGCAAGATTTATTGGGCCTGCGTTGAACGAATCGTCGAGCCGAGCCAAGGCACGTGGATCGATTGCGTGCGCAAGGTGCCCGATCAACCGCGATCGGAAATCGTGCCAGCGAGTTCGCCGGGAGCGCAACAGGCAGTGCTGCATTATCGCGTGCTTGAGAGCCGCTCGATTGGCGTTGCGGACGCAGCGGCCAACTCGTGGCTCGAAATCGAGCTCGAAACCGGCCGCATGCACCAAATCCGCCTGCAAGCCGGCTCGCGCGGCCATCCGGTTTTGGGCGACGCGATGTACGGATCGAATGCCGCTTTCGGGCCGCCGGCCGACGACGAGCGCGAGCGCCAGATCGCGCTGCACGGCCGTGCGCTCCGTTTCACTCAGCCCGACACACGCCAGCCGATCACCGTTGTCGCGCCGCTGCCGCCGGTATGGACTCCGTTCG
Coding sequences:
- a CDS encoding Gfo/Idh/MocA family oxidoreductase, with product MSSISRRHFLEDSLLAAAAAAAATVVGGTPLAAKEANASSSPNEKLRGVVIGCNGRGNTHIEELIHRKNVELAFICDVDTKVGNRRCEEIAKALHGHKPKFAQDLRNVLDDKSVDFVTIATPNHWHSLAAIWAMQAGKDVYVEKPVSHNLSEGRRDVQAAERHKRICQAGMQSRSSPGLHEAVAYLRAGKLGEVKLARGLCYKSRGSIGPRGNYQPPKEVDYSLWSGPAQLLPVTRPHFHYDWHWQWPYGNGDIGNQGVHQMDIARWGLGIDTLANSVLSYGGRFGYQDAGDTPNTEVSILEFGPEKTLVFEVRGLKTDELLGAKVGVIFYGSEGYMVVPDYFSATVFDPQGKVVKTFKKGGDHFGNFLAAVGSRKPQDLNAPILDGHLSAALCHLGNTSYRLGSPHTEGEALEKLKSFKTNEHSKETLERVVSHLTANGVRLEGKTEFHLGPQLQFDPTTETFINNPEADTLLTRDYRAPFVVPTAANV
- a CDS encoding RluA family pseudouridine synthase, with product MEILYEDDLCLAVLKPAGLPTQAPREFDSLERQVRSLLAERAAAADQTGEPYLGLPHRLDRAVSGAVLFAKTRRAARTLSRQFERRQVGKIYWACVERIVEPSQGTWIDCVRKVPDQPRSEIVPASSPGAQQAVLHYRVLESRSIGVADAAANSWLEIELETGRMHQIRLQAGSRGHPVLGDAMYGSNAAFGPPADDERERQIALHGRALRFTQPDTRQPITVVAPLPPVWTPFGQPTDGEFSASDA